The genomic segment TCGTGGTAGAAACATCGTCCAGGGATTGGTTGCCGGTTCTATCAGAGCTGGCCTGTCTCGTAGGGGTTCCAGTGCAACTCGTCGCCCTTGGTGGCGATATCACAGTATGACTGCTCCTACTTCTAGGGCTTGTGAAACGGGTTGGGTCTCGGATGATAAGGGTGCGTTGACTGGTCTGCTCTCGCAAATAAGGATCAGCAATGGTAGATTTTGGCTTGCCCGTTTCTGAcaacttcttcttgcctcCTTGCTTTTCGATCTCATTTCGTAAAATAGCTATCCAGCCTTCCATATCTTCAGCATTCTCGAAGACCATTAGTAGATTGGATGCACTTCGTCGTTCGGTGAGACGGAACGAAAGCTTGGAAAATATGGAGCGACTTTCTAATCCTTGGgtgtcgtccatgtctgccacGGAAGAAACTTGAATAACCCAGTGGCGGCCTGGAATTGCATCCGTGGCAAATGCAGCCGACGAAGGGCCCAGCCGAAGTATCTTTTCCGGCAAACGGTCAAAATTACCGTCCCCAGAGTACTGCAAGAGATATCCAGATGTGACCAAAATGTAAATTTTGGTTGTCCATTCAAAGTTTGCCGAGGACCCATTAATACCACgtttattcttcttcttaaGTTTCTCCTTATCTACTCCAAGATCGTCATCCTCGGGACCCTTGGCAGTGCTTGcgctctcttcctcttccttgatCTGTAGACTGCTTTTCTTTTCGTTGATACGCAAGATAGCATCGGCAGAGATGGATGCGGCTGGCAAGGTTGCGTGATGAATGGCTTGGGGAAAGGCTTTGAACAATGGTGGCAGCGACCAACTAGAATTCGTGTCCTTGGTGTTCTTGCCAGTTCCTCGCGGGTTTGCTCTCTTTTTCGTAACTGCAGCTGTATCCCGCTGCTCATATTGCTCAGAATAGGCAACGTCCTCCACCGTGGCCGGGAGTGGTTTCCAAGAAAAGTTGTCTGGTACATTAGAGTCGAATTGGTATCCATGAGGTGTTTGGTTCAGTTCTGCCATTGATGTGCGAAAGCGAGTCGAGTTCGATGCAACTGGAGCATGATTCAAGTCCTGGCCGTCCTTTGCAGTCTTGGATCGCCCGAATATGTTCCGAAGTCCCAACTTCGACTCCCGGCGGCCAAGTTTCTCCATTTTGTCCAATTTCTCTTGCCTGATTGGCATTCGGTTTTCTAGTTCGGCCGCATAATCAATCCCAGGGCCTCGAGGCCCTCGAAGACTACTACTCGGGAAGCTCTGAGAGCTATCGAGCATTTGCTCGCGGGTCATGGTACAATAACCCAACAAATATCGTATCAAGCCTTCTTATTTTCGGTACCAGGAAAAGGTTAAGTTTGGTTTTCGTTGCTATGTTTCTGTCGTTGTTGAGccaagcaagaaagaaacagcTACCAAGCCATGCGGAAATGCCGTTGTAACCTAGTAGCCTTTGTGGTGCTGACGGTGTTGCCTTTTCGACTGAGACAATATGGCAAGAACCAAGACACAAAGCAAGGAACTGAAGCAATTGCTATTCAAGGTAACAGATGTTTTCTCTTCCAATAACAGTCAAGTCCCAGGGCATACGGATGTGGCAAGTGACTGGGGACTCCGATTGTTGGATTGAGGTGATGACGAGTTGTTGTTATTGTATCAACAGTCCAAAGTTGGAATCGAGCAACTGAACTAGCTTTTGGTCAATGGGTGATTCACGTTTTTCCTGAACACGGAGGACGGTGCTCTGTTGTGTGATTCGCCAAAGTCTGCGTTGTTCATGCGAGGGAGATAAAAGGGAAcgaaaggagaagaagggacAGTAAGAGCACCAGGGTCAAAGACAAAACAAGACGAAGAACTAGAGCGAATGCCACTTTCGTCAGATCTTAGACATGTAATATGtagcaacaaacaaaaagaggATGACCGGAACCACtagaggagaagagaatGTCACTGGCAAGGCAATATGGCACAGATTTGTACCGAACTGCCTCAACCGGCTCACAACGCTGTACCAATACCCCATTCTTGTATTTACTGACCAGAGAGCAAGAGCGAAGCCTGTGGACCCCAAAGGTGAGAATAGACCCTCCCATGGCGGGGACTTGTGGCGTCTTCCTTGTGCAGCCATCCAGGCACAAAAGTCAAGGGAACGGAGCAGTCCTAACACAACCTTTCGCATGTTGTCGCAGCCCAAGCGTGGATTTCTGAGTCGCTTGGAGTCCGGGAGTCGCGTTCCCCTGCACCACAGCAGTCCTCCGTTGGACGGGAGCCATACTCCGTGGCTAACAACTAGTTTGAGCGACGTCGAGGCGTGAGAACAAAACGGCTGGGTCAGGGGTCGCACAATGTGTGATGTTTTGAGGTGGACGTGTGATGTGGGCAACATGCCGCTGTGAGAGGAACCAGGGGCATGGCGACATGGGACCCCTGGTATGAAGCCCAGCAAAAAGTCTGAACAGTTGCAGCATTGCAGCTTCGCGGCTCAGCATGGTGGGCGGACCATGCCGGGGCACGCAGGGAGCTCTGAAGTTGTGGATGCTGCTAAACCACACACAGACTGTCACACCAGTACCAAGGTCTTCACAGCCCGTCGCATttgtgtactccgtatgtgGTGTAAGTTGCATACAGTACTGAGCGGCCTCAAGGTTACGAGTAGTCCGTATGCGTCTGGTTGTTTAATAAGCGGATGAATGTCGCCCATAATAAGCCGGTAAAGCAATAGCGTCTTTCGTGTGGTGCTTGTCAAGCCAGAACTCAAAGTCGAACGGCCCTGTTACATTAAATCGAAAACCCTGTCCGTCAAGTCCCATCAAAGATTGACAGTGCACTGGAGCCCAATACGATCGGATAGCCAGGAGTGTGGTGATCGACGGCAATTTAGCAACGACATCGAGGCGTCATGATCACGGTCCCTGTCCAGACATGAACCAAAGACGCTATGATGCCAGACAAGGCTGGATACGGCGGCTAcggtggatggaggaggatgactTGTTGGTTTGCCCTCGAGGGtgacttgaccttgccaaATTCTCTTTGTCTATGCTGATATAACTCGCCATTTGCTCTAATCCGGCATTAAATCAGTATGTAGGGAATGAGAAGCAACCAACgtttcttgttggcaaagaATCATTGCACATGTTTTTTTGGGTCCCCCCAACATTGGCTCATTGTGATTGTGTGGTGGACTCACCACTACGGATAAAGGAAGGATACTACTGCAGGGACGATGTAGGGGGAACATGCGAGCGTCCAAGACCGTAATTTCGTTCGGAAGACGCAAAAGCAAACGCCTCCACGACGCGTTGATTTGCAAGTGACGCCGCACCGGTTGCTGAACCGGCGAGCCAGGGGGGGGAGACGCCACCGGGGACCATTGGAAAAAGCTCTCTTTacccatcccatccagcGTCGTCGTCATGGCGTGGGAAGTTGGTAACAACCTGATGACGACCCGTACAGTGCTCTGGACGGAGTACGTGTATCCTAGCTCATGTGGTACGGACTACTCGGCACGGAGTTGGCGAAGATGTCCTGTGATTGTCGTCTGTTGATGCGGCAAGCAAACGCCGGAACAGGGAGCACTGCTGCAATGACTGTGCCTTGGTTCATGCTCCTGTGGGCGGAGTGGACTGTGGATTGCGGATTGTGAGCGGACTGTACTGTGCAGCACAGTAGAGAATCGTCGAAAAGAAAGGATgcaaaaaaataaataaataaaaataaaacataatgttgttggctgcacCGGACAATGTCTCCATGTTCCAAGGTTCCCAAAAAGTCCAAGAGCCACGCTCGGTCCTTCCCCGCACGTGTCGACGTCTCGAAGACTCCTGTTGTTCGTTTCCATATGTTTTTTGTTTGTACTTTGCacagagtactccgtacagttCTATTCTTGAGGCTCGCTCTCCAaattttgcttttgtttctctCGTCACAACTGATGATGCCCTCACCGTCTGTCTCATGCTTCTCAGTTCATTCCCAGAACCGAGTTGCCGGCATCACGGATTCAAGGCCCCATGTCCCGCGGTGACTAAACCCAGCTCTCTTTAGCTCACCTCACTGGCCTCTCCGTTCTCTGTCAACCTTCAATGTGGTCAAAGATATCCTTGCTAGCGTCCAGTCACACAGTTTTTATCGGCCCACCAGCTACCGATGGCCCCCTGTGCACCAAACGACCACCGACCAGGCCTTTACAGACCAGTTGGGGATAGCCCAACCATGTGCACAGGTAAGAAGGTCAATGATAAGGCtattacggagtactcctTTGCCAAAAAGTTGATATTCGTGGGGCATGGCTGGTAAAGCAAAAAAGTCCGGTCCcgacatcttcaacatcccaGCCACTTCAAATATAGCCAAGCATGAACAAGTATGTTCAAGCTCCTGGGCTCGGGAGTCGAAGAAATCGTTCCGAATTTTCACTTGTATGGGCTCATTTTTTTAAATGCAACAGCTCTTTGGTCAATGCCAGACGGCTCCACAATCTGCGTACTTATTACCAAAGCTGGGGTTCAGAACACAGAGAGTTCCAGCACCGAGGATAGGCGAAAGAAACGTGGTACGATATCGATAATCCAgtcggtggcggcggcattgTTGCTATCGTGGCCACTCCACCAATTTttttgattttttttttttttatcaAATGAGCGGGATGCCCCATTGCGTGTCTCAGCGACGCGCACGGAGTAGCCCAGTGACTTGTTCAACCGGTGGCAGACATGTGCAATTGCTCCAGAGCGATCAGACCTCCTACGAACCAAGGCACCACCTCTGTCAACCCTAGTTGGCATTGCGCACCAGACCCTCGGGCTTATTGGCATGTCTCAGTGCAAGATGAAAGGCCCTGCGAagactacggagtacagagcaTGGTTGTATGCAGTCAGCTGTGGGAATGTCGGTAGTTCGTATCTGATTCCGGCCGATATAACTCGTCAAAATCACCAAATGGGAGACTTGGATACAGTACATGAGACTGCGTGCCTCCTTTGTTGTTCAACCTGCATCTTCAAGGTCAGCTGACCGCTTGTTTGATGCATGGAGACTCAGCAGAGCATCTTTGTGCCATGGACCGTAGCCACGCACAGCAATCACGCGCATTTGACAAAGAGAAACTATTCAACAGGGGCGTCAGACATTGCATGCATCTACTCCGAAGAACAGCAGCAGGTCCTGCATCAAATACGAAGCATGCTGCCTCCACCCGAAGAATAGTCGACCAGCTTCGAACTTCTCACCCCTACTCCTTTGTAGAAGTTGTCACTACAGCCAGGAGGAGTCTTTCAGCGTGACGCAGGGCGAACAAAGGCCTCGGCTTGTGCTGGCTCATGGCCCATAAGGCTAATCCGCATCCTGTGCAGTTGATTAAGAATAATGGACGGGTATAAGGCAATTCAGATGCGCCCTCCGCTATAAACTACAATGCTGTGTGTTGTTCAACAATAGCATCAATGGAGTGAGGTGGTGAGCGTGTGAATCCTGCCACCCCTGGTTCCTGCAGTAGTGTCAACGCCTCACTGGCGCAAATTGGACCTGATCTCGTGAGTATGACATCTGGACGACTTCGTCTTGGTCGAGCTCAAAAAACGGCCCAGGTCTAGGGTATTGAGCGCTCACTCATACTCAACCTGCTACGTAATTATCTACCACAGGTGTTGGGAGCGCTTTCACCAACTGATATACCTGTTATCGAGCGTCTACGTGTAACCAGGACTATCCTCCCATGGCAATAGTCCAGGGATAATGGTAATATTGAATCGAGCTGGTGGAAAACGTCGCACAGCTCTCAGCGCCATATTGTGCGCTCAGCATCCGCGGTGGCACAGGCATTGATTGCTATTGAATCCTTCAGATATGCCTTCCACATGCATACTTGTGTTCTGTGGATCAATCAGGTTCTCGCGTCCGCCCGTGTGATCAACCATCACGTTTTTTTTTGTTTAGTTTAGTTTGCGTCGTTCAGCTGAAATGTATAGTCTGTGGAGGAGGCAAGACGTCAATGCGACGCCGACTATCGTTCTGTTTCTAGTTTACGCCTAGCGTTTCGGACAGACAGCAAACGGCAACTCAACAATACCATGATGAAACAAGGTGGGTTCGAGGCTACCACATTTATCGAATCAATCTGGAGGGGCTACAGGGTATTATTTGTTTCGATcccccctcccctcctccgGAACATGTTGGATCGTTGGATGCGATGTTTTAGAGTGGCTCTTCCCGTCAAGCAGCCCTCCCATTGACCATTGACGGGGACTCAACCACCGAGTCAAGAAAGGGGATACACATGTTTCGTCAGACACGGTCCTCTCACGTTGGCCCATCACCGAAATGGGAATGTCGAGGTCGATGCCAAGATCAGAGCCATCTCAGCCCTGACAACGTGCCTCAGATGGGCTATTCTTGGGAACCTGCATGGTGAAAGCCGTGCGGCGTGTTGAAGTTTTTCACCGCTGACGCttcttttgtctctgctgcGCGATTTCTGCAAAATATTCTCGTGCTTGTGGCTTTTACACGTCGATTTGGCCCAACCTTTTCCGGCGTTTACCAAGGCCATGCTGTGgacggcatggcatggcttgTTCAGCTGCGCTGGGACACATGCAAGGTCTGGGGATACAGCAAGAAACCACGGTAGAGTGACACTTGGATGATACTGCAGCAGAGTAGTACAATATGCAGGTGCTTGACCAGATTGGAAGGGCAGTATTCCATAGGACTCGCACTTTTGAGAAAATTGGTTGAGAAGCCGGCTTGTGGTCCTCGTGCAGACATTTGAAGCCACTCCATGTCAGAAGGAGGAATTTAGCTTGATCCCATGCGTTTTACTTTtcccattcaatgttctcacAAATGCAGGCGTGGAAACACGTGCCGGGGTTAATGCTCGGGAAACCGTACAGTACATATGCAACATGTAGCCGAAGCGCTGGGATTACAGCATTGTGACGATACTTGCGAACAGGCATCTGCCCTTGGGCCTGGTTGAGGTGCAGGGTGCACCAGAAAAGTCATGCGGAACGTCGAGGAGTCAAAAACCCAGAGCGCGAACACAACTGTAGGGTAGTCTAAACGTGAGAGGCAAATCAATGTCACTCCATTCACAGTGGCTCCACTGTCAGGAGATACTTggctccagagtccagaccACTGACGTATGTTCCGCCACTGGAATATTGGGAAGGCGAAACCTGGAATGGTTACACACTAGATTGGGAGTCATCGAATCAACACGACCAGACGCCATATGCTGTCATAAGGAATATCGACAATCAGTTtttgccttgtccatggaagGCCCGCAGATAAATTAGATTTCTTttgccatcaccaacgcaCTCGTCTCGCTACCGTCTGGCAACAGTATTGTCTCCTAGCCGACTGACCACTTACTCCAACTTCTATATTCAATTTCGAGACCAACCTTGGCAGGTGGGTTGATCCAACCAGAACCGCCCACTCTGCCTGTGGTTCATTGGTGTTGCCCCTCCATAGCTCCAGTCTCCCACCatatcagaccagaccaacgTCCAACCACGTGGAGGCAGAAGCTATCTGCTTTCAGACAACGCCCTTATTTTCAACATCACATTGGCTGTTTCTCCCTCTCACAACAGCATACACTGCATACCTAAGaagcaatggcagccaacAGCGATAGCCCGTCACTCCCGAGGGCTGAGTCACCAACCGGCTCACCGCGATCCGCGTCTGTATCACTGCAGGCAGCGGCAACCATGAATGCTGGACTCCAACGCGAGCCTTCACGACGTACGTCTCTGTCATCCCTCCCTCCCATCGGCCTTTTTCGACCAGAGCAGCTACTTACATGGAATTACAGAGTCGTCCAGCAGCTCCCTAGCGCGAAATACTTCCTCACCCAATACCAGCCGTCGACGATCTACGGTGCTCATGAACTTGCAGCTGAATGATCCGTCTGTTCCGGCTCCCGGAGAGATGGCACACGAACATTCTGGATATCACAGATCGAGCCCTCAGCCTCTTTCCGGCTCACCACTGATGGCCGATCCCCATCACCACCGGGCACCTAGCCTGGGGGAACTGCATCAGGAGCTCGAGgcagaacaagaaggccaagttgTGAGTGGCATTCCACCATTGATTGCAACCAGCCAAGACAAGATGATCAAGAGCAAGTGTACTAACGGACAACAGAACCGTCTCCTGCAAATGATTCGAACACAGCAGCTCGAGCTCCAACGGCTTCACTCATCACGACCCGGCCACAGTACCGAGCAATCCGCCGATGATAGCGCTATTGCGGAAACGGCCCCGAGGCCTATCCATGGTTCTGGAGCATCACAAAGTGGCAACATTCCCGGAAGTCAAACCGTCGGATCATACTCTCGATCACCTGTATTTCCCCGGGGCTCCATGGAAATGGCACGCGCGGAGATGCACCGCCGGTCCAGGACACCAAGTCGTGGTGCATCCCCACGGCTGCGAGCCACTTCAATCAGTCAAGAGAGCGGAGACTGGGTTCTCGGTGGTCGTGACGAGAGCGCTTTTTACCAGGCGGAGACTCAGATGCTCACCCGAGAGAATCAGATGCTACGACATCGAATTCGTGATTTAGGTAAGTGCATTTTTTACTCTCTGGAGAACCTTTGCGACATGGACTAACAGGTGTTTAGAGAGACAGCTTGCTGACTTGACGCCTGGCTCTGGGACGGGAACCGAGCCGCCAGTACCGTCGCATCTGACTCAATCGACGACAGGTGAACCGGCTGGTGAAACTGCAAAGGAATCGTAGCCCAGCTTTTGGAGGATGTATTTTTCATTTGGTAGCGCTTGTGTTTAGACACATTCCTTACGGAGTTGACGGCGGGACTCGGCATAAGAATGGGCGTGTATGCATAGGCGTATGGTTAACAGAGGTCATCTTACTATTTGCCTATTTACGTGGTTTGTCATCCCCTTGTGCCATATGTAAGCAGCGAGTGAAAGCCCGAATGGGTTGTTGAATGACGCATGTGCCTGCGTTGTGCCCAGTCGCACTGACTTGAAACTTAAAGGTGTCTGCGTTTATGGGAGCGTAAAGGTATCTGGAAGCGTTATCCTCGATATCGCACGTATCCAAGTATACAAGTACAACTCTGTGATTATGATGTATTTCGACACGAATAGTATCAACAGGAACAGCCAATACTGTTTGTCTGCCCTCAAAACGGCTTCACACGCGCCATATCAGGCGGAAGTTGGCCATAGTACGTATCAGAAGTCGGTATTGCACAGTACCATCGCAATACGTTGAGCTTGGGGTATTAATCTCGCCACTGGCGAAGTAGTAAATCAAGCCGTTGATTGACTGCATCGTAAATATACTACTGACAAAAATGCTAAGCATGAAGTGAACTATAATGATGTTGCATATTATACCATGAAGACAGTATTACCATGTAATTGCTTGGGCACATCTTTCGCAGCACATAAGTGTGTGGATCAAGACATGTCCAATGCTCATAACTCTGCCACGAGAGCCAACATTCACGCCTACATAAAAAACTTCCCCCAAGAAATAAATCTCTCTTCTCATCCATCACAAGTAATCAGCTATAAAATCATGCCATAGTCATCCACTGCCCATCCAACCCAATCGGCAATCCACTCCGAAACTCGGCACCACCCACAACGTCATTGGctccatcaaccacctcacCCACATCACGGAACAGAACGGCCAACTTACATACCTCAGTCACAGTAtaaccaccaccactcaacCCCATCTCTCACATCTTTTCACCCATGACATAAATTCAA from the Pochonia chlamydosporia 170 chromosome 6, whole genome shotgun sequence genome contains:
- a CDS encoding peptidase family M20/M25/M40 protein (similar to Metarhizium acridum CQMa 102 XP_007807057.1), coding for MTREQMLDSSQSFPSSSLRGPRGPGIDYAAELENRMPIRQEKLDKMEKLGRRESKLGLRNIFGRSKTAKDGQDLNHAPVASNSTRFRTSMAELNQTPHGYQFDSNVPDNFSWKPLPATVEDVAYSEQYEQRDTAAVTKKRANPRGTGKNTKDTNSSWSLPPLFKAFPQAIHHATLPAASISADAILRINEKKSSLQIKEEEESASTAKGPEDDDLGVDKEKLKKKNKRGINGSSANFEWTTKIYILVTSGYLLQYSGDGNFDRLPEKILRLGPSSAAFATDAIPGRHWVIQVSSVADMDDTQGLESRSIFSKLSFRLTERRSASNLLMVFENAEDMEGWIAILRNEIEKQGGKKKLSETGKPKSTIADPYLREQTSQRTLIIRDPTRFTSPRSRSSHTVISPPRATSCTGTPTRQASSDRTGNQSLDDVSTTNSVVSQDERQLENLRENSNRLSFISSGQRTFVTSTGSSPEGSPTNDKFDEGSLGLYEPAGRGEIRTRPNGLEIATRRESMQAGRPFVDDGLSPKGKNRGFSTRITVIQPDRVTSPLGIKPTPNFSVPHSSNRRFSYARGLVSTSTTDGSPSRRRDRDTSPPRFGRMAPTAMQSAHRLSAVTDQAVARAIATERLPTAPKSPTLPASPIMDFGKRRLRSVSRGRASKRGDDHSSQVPNNVPESIPERTSWRLSPRKHSSASALRQDLGASRPPHIAAMATRSVPVVDEAPRGHRTSFLDIGESAADALRSRSLEPSRAAKRASMGSVFSERSARSYEVHDSTVSSNHSSDSAATVTSASKPGSGHYLNVEKTPRSSLLNRRSMPQIAVSGPPPAPPPTRALPPIPQKMQIRT
- a CDS encoding FAD dependent oxidoreductase (similar to Beauveria bassiana ARSEF 2860 XP_008594825.1): MAANSDSPSLPRAESPTGSPRSASVSLQAAATMNAGLQREPSRQSSSSSLARNTSSPNTSRRRSTVLMNLQLNDPSVPAPGEMAHEHSGYHRSSPQPLSGSPLMADPHHHRAPSLGELHQELEAEQEGQVNRLLQMIRTQQLELQRLHSSRPGHSTEQSADDSAIAETAPRPIHGSGASQSGNIPGSQTVGSYSRSPVFPRGSMEMARAEMHRRSRTPSRGASPRLRATSISQESGDWVLGGRDESAFYQAETQMLTRENQMLRHRIRDLERQLADLTPGSGTGTEPPVPSHLTQSTTGEPAGETAKES